The Dyadobacter sp. 676 DNA window GCCGATGGTGTTGATATTGGTCCTGAAATCCTGAAAATTGATATTGAATGCGGCATCGTACAGCAATGGCGGCAGAAATATCAGGAATACAACCTCCGGGTTCAGCTCGATCACGGGAAGGGTGGGGATGAACCCGATGGCGATCCCGGCGGTGATGAGTAATACCGGATAGGGTATGCTGACACGATCGGCAACGGTGGAAAGGCCGATCATGATAGTCATGATAATCATGACAATACTGTAATTTTCCATGAGGTTTTTATGAAGGCTAATGTGCGAAGAGGTCGTGATGTTTCAAAGCTTAGCATGAATGTGGAAAGTCAAGGGCATTGCAGGAAAATTCCGGCATTGACGGTTTTGTTCTATTTTGACGGACGGGTGGAGCCTAGTTTTGCTTTAAACCAAAACAAACAAAACAATGATAGCCATCACAGGAGCAAACGGAAACCTTGGAAAAGCCACCCTTTCATTTCTGGTAAAAAGGACGATCCCGTCCAATATCGTCGCAATCGTGCGCGACGCCGGCAAGCTCGGCGAGTATGCAGGTTCTGGAATACACATCAGGACGGCCGATTATGAAGATCAGGAGTCGCTGGAAAAGGCACTGACGGGCGTCGAACGGTTGTTGCAGGTTTCGTCCTCCGCCACAGGCGTACGCGCGATGGCGCAGGAGACGCGTGTGGTGCAAGCCGCAGTGCATTGCGGTGTGAAGGAAATTGCCTACACGAGCACACTTTTTCCATCCGGGTTTGCCCATTTTCACGCTGCACATGTTTGCCAGAATACGGAAGAACTAATCCGCCGAAGCGGCATGCAGTACGTATTTTTCCGGAACAGCATGTACCATGAAACGGTCCCGCTTTTCATCGGCGAGGCGACGGGCAGATCTTTTATCCGTCGGGCAACGGGCGTGTGAGTTTTGTTTCCAGAAAGGATATTGCGGAAGCGCTTTCGAACGTGCTGACAGGCCCGGCCTTCAGTAATGCAGGTTTCGATATTACCGGCCCGGAAGCCCATAGCTTCGGGGATATTGCACTCCTATTGAAGGAAGTCGCGGGGTTCAATGAGGCTGCGCACACCGACATCCCTGTTGAAGATTACCGGAAAGCACTGGCTGGTTTTGGGATGACGGAAGAGGAAACCGGCTTTTACGTGAGCATGGCCGAAAGCATACGGGCGGGTGAATTTGAAAAGACAGACCGCTCGCTGGAAATTTTTCTGGGACGTAAACCACTTGGTATTCAGGAATATCTGAAAGAACTGTTTTGAAAAAATGGTAACTTGCCGTATTCACTGAAAGCCATGAAATATCACCAGATCCAGCCACCGCCGCATTTACAGGAATATGTCAGGTATTACTGGGCACTCGAAAGTACCGGATCGCTGGGTGAGGAAATTCATTTCGTGACCATCGCAGACGGCTCACCGGGCATTATCTTCCAGCAATCGGACAGGGCTTCGTTTCAGGAAGGCAAGCGGCTGTCGCCTGTATTCATGTACGGTCAGACGACCGGTCATACCCGCATTGTCTCGCCGTCCAGTTTCAACACTATTGGCGTTTACTTTTATCCTCACGCGTTAAAATCGGTATTCGGGATGGATTCCAGCGAGCTGACAGACAACTGCCTCGACCTGAACCTTTTTCTTAATGGAAGGAGGTTGGTCGAACGGCTCGAAGATGCGGTAACCATTGAAACAAAGGTCGATGTAATTTCCGAATGCCTTTGGGAGCAGGTTTGCCGGCACGAGCATTCGCTGCAAGCCACTACGCGCTATGCTTTGCAGCGCATTATCCGGTCGCAAGGGGCGGTTACCCTAATGGACCTGCGGCAGGAATTGAAGGTTTCGGAACGGACCCTGGAAAGGCGCTTTCAGGAAGGGATCGGTGTGTCGCCCATGCTATTTGCCCGGATATGCCGCTTTCAGGCATCGCTTAACCAGCTTCGCAGCCGGTCGTACGGCAAACTTTCGGACATAGCATTCGAGCGGGAATATGCCGACCAGTCACACTTCATCCGCAATTTCAAGGAATTCACCGGCCTCACGCCGTTCCAGTTCCGGAAGAGCATCTGCGAAACCGTCGAGAATTTCCCGGTGCTGGTTCAATCGTAGGCAATCACGTCGCCCATAACCTTCCATTCAAACCGTACCGAAACAGGATGGTGATCGGAGAGCGGCAATCCCTCCGCGTTCTTAAACAGCTCCTTTTCCAATGCGTAGGCTTCGGGTTTGAGCCGGATGAAGGCGTTGCTCCTGAAAAGGACTTTGTCGATGGTCTCGCAGGAGTCGGTTAGGCTCAGGATATCGCTGGAAGGAATGGCGTTGCTGGGCACAGGGAGCCGGTTTTGGCAATGCATGTTTACCCAGGCATCACTCAGTCCGTTTTCCCTCAGTAACCAATCCACATTATCCCGGCCGAAGCTGTAACGGCCGTTGAGATCGCCCATTACGATCACGGCGTTGCCGGCCGAATGCAGCCGGATGTAGGTCGATAACTGCTCCATGTTGCGGCGCCGCGCCAGGGCGGCCCTGGGATGGTTGTAGGCATTGGCATGGACATTGTAGAAGTCGATGAAGCGGTCGGGGGCGATTTCTATGCGTGTATAGGTGAAACCTTTGGGCGTAAAACAGTCGGCTCCGGTGCAGTCCGTCCACGCGATGCGGCGCAGGTGCGTCACCGGGAATTTCGACAGGGTATTAAGGCCGTCGCCGGTCATGACGGCGCCTTTGGTGGGCGTGCGGAACGGGTGGGCGTTGCCGTTGTGGTACAAATGCCCGTTATAATTGAAATCCTCCTGCACATGTACGATGTCGTAGCGGTTGAGCAAACGGCCGATGGCGGCGATGCTCTCCCTTCGTGGCGTTATTGCGCTGGAAATGAACTGCGGAAGGCCGGCAATGTTATAGGTAATCACCGAAAAATTGCCACCGGCGGGGGAGCCTGAAACCCGGGGTACGGCGCGGGTCGCGGAAAGCTCCGTCCGCTGGCGGACGGCGGGAGTGGCTTCGGACAGAAAGAAGAGAATCGATAACCAGGAAATGGATTTCAGGAATCTGTTTTTGTCGAGAGGTAAAGATGCCCACATAGCATGCCTGTTGGTACGCCCAAAACTACCAGCGGCATGTGGTCAGGATGATTCCAAATTGTTAAGAATACATTATTTTTCAGCCGGACAACCCTTTTTTGCAGGCAAGCCGTGCATTGGGCGGCTTATCTTTACGGCAGGTTTATTTTTTAACAGCGATAATCTATTCCATGACCCGTAATTTCCGACGCTTAGTATTCGCATTTTTCCTTTCGGCAGCCAGCCTGGCGAATGCGCTTTCCCAATCCATTCCCCCGAAATCTTTCCTCGTTTGCGGCGACAGCAAAGTGCTGCTCGTAGACTATTCGAAATCGAAAGACAGCATTCCGGAAATCATATGGTCGTGGGACGCGCGCCAGGCCACGGATCTGCCCGAACTATACCGGACGAAGCTGTTCAATACGATGGACGACTGCAAGGCCGTACGTGGAGGCAAACAACTCCTGGTGTCGTCGTCCGGCGGAGCGGTTGCATTGGTGGATATGCAGGACAAAAAGGTACTGTTCCATACTACCGTCCCCAATGCGCATTCGATCGAGCTATTGCCGGGAGATCTTCTCGCCGCGGCCGCTTCCGTGCAGCCCGCCGGTAACAAGCTGATGCTCTTCTCCCTGAAACAGCCCGATAAACCCCTCTTCACGGACAGCCTTTATTCGGCGCACGGCGTGGTGTGGAACGTAAAGCGCCAAAGCCTGTTTGCATTGGGCTACGATGTGCTGCGGGAGTATAAGATCGTGGCGGGCAACAGCCTGCAAATGGTGGCCAAATGGACAATCCCGGGCATCGGCGGACATGAGCTGCAACCGGTGAACACGGCCGGTGATTTGTTTGTGACGGAACATCACGGCTCGTGGCTGTTCAGCCTGGCTACCCAACAGTTCACGAAAATCCAGGGCTTTCCTGATGCGGAGAACATTAAAAGCCTCGGCCGCGACGCGTCGGGCCAATACATTTATACAATCCCGGAGGAAAGCTGGTGGACATTCCACGTCAAATTCCACGAGCCCGCACGCACGTTCGCGTTCCCGGACATGCATGTGTACAAGGCGCGCTGGTTCGACAACGGTTTGTAAGCGGTAGTCCGGTTTTAAATTATTGTTATGAAAAAGGCATTCCACGGCGGGGAAAGGCTTTTAGGCAGATATTTGCGCAAAATCCCGGCTTCCAACTAATCTTGAAACGTGCCGGGGCGCTCGTTCATGAAAGCTTTTTCAAGACTCTCAATTTCTCTTTTTGCGTTGCTGCCCTGGGCTGCTTGTGCTCAGACTCAAAGCGATAACCCGTTGTCGCGTGCGCATTCGCATAACGATTACATGCAGGCAGCGCCGTTTGCGCTGGCTTATCAACATCAGTTCGGCTCGGTGGAGGCCGATGTGCATTTTCGCAACGATACGCTTTTCGTAGCGCACGATGCCAGGGATATTAGCTCCGACCGGACCTTCGATAAGCTGTATTTGCAACAAATTGTTAAGAAGGTAGCTCAAAATCAGGGAAGTATATTTAAAGATAAACGCCGGACGATGACGCTGCTGGTCGACCTTAAAACAGTTTCCCGGCCTACGCTCGACGCGTTGGTGAAAATATTGGCGCCTCACGAAAGCCTGCTTGCGCCGAAAGGCACTGTGAAAGTGGTGGTAAGCGGCAATACGCCACCGGCCGATCAGTTTGAACAATATCCCGCCTATATTTTCTTCGATGGCAGGCCGGGCGTGAATTACACGGCAGGACAGGCTACCCGTCTCGGAATGATCAGTCAGGATTTTCACCGGTATTCGCAATGGAACGGAAAGGGTATTCCGGTGGAGAACGACCGCAAGGCTCTTACGGATGTGATCGCTCAGGCGCACGCGCTCGGCAAGCCGTTCCGCTTCTGGGCGAGTCCCGATAATATAAATGCATGGAAAGTGCTGATGAACCTCGGCGTGGATTATATCAATACCGACCATGTCGCCGAATTAGGCACATTTTTAAAGAGCCGGAAAAACGCCGAATACAAGTCGACCCGGTTTTACAAGCCCTATCAACCCACTTATAAAAACAACGACGCGCTCGGGAAGGTAAAAAACATCATCCTGCTTATCGGCGACGGAATGGGTTTGGCGCAGATCTACTCAGGGCTTACTGCCAACCGGGGCGAACTGAACCTGGGCAAATTTCTGAATATCGGCTTTTCCAAAACGGCGTCGTCGGACAATTACATTACCGACTCGGCCGCGGGCGCCACGGCCTTCGCCACAGGCAACAAGACGCGTAACCGGGCGATAGGCGTGGATTCGAACCTCGTAGCGGTGTCCTCCATTATCCGTCAGGTGAAAGCCACAGGCAGGAAGGCGGCGCTGATCTCCGCCGGCGACATCACCGACGCCACGCCCGCTGCATTTTACGCGCACCGGCCCGAGCGTAGCATGATGGACGAAATTGCGACGGACTATCTGAAAGAACCGGTGGATGTGCTCATTGGCGGCGGGTACAGCCATTTTGCAAAAACCAAAACCGCCGACACGCTCAAAGCGCGCGGATTTCAGGTGTCGGATAACTGGAATGACCTCTCGCAAATGAAGGCGCCGTTCGTATTGCTGGACGACAGGCACACGGTTTCCATGCTGAATGGCCGCGGCGATTTTCTCAAAGATTCGTTTCAAAAAGCGTTGCAGTCGCTGCAATCGAACCGGAAGGGATTTTTCATAATGGCCGAAGGCGCGCAGGTAGATTACGGCGGTCACGCCAACC harbors:
- a CDS encoding NAD(P)H-binding protein, with the protein product MIAITGANGNLGKATLSFLVKRTIPSNIVAIVRDAGKLGEYAGSGIHIRTADYEDQESLEKALTGVERLLQVSSSATGVRAMAQETRVVQAAVHCGVKEIAYTSTLFPSGFAHFHAAHVCQNTEELIRRSGMQYVFFRNSMYHETVPLFIGEATGRSFIRRATGV
- a CDS encoding DUF6528 family protein, whose protein sequence is MTRNFRRLVFAFFLSAASLANALSQSIPPKSFLVCGDSKVLLVDYSKSKDSIPEIIWSWDARQATDLPELYRTKLFNTMDDCKAVRGGKQLLVSSSGGAVALVDMQDKKVLFHTTVPNAHSIELLPGDLLAAAASVQPAGNKLMLFSLKQPDKPLFTDSLYSAHGVVWNVKRQSLFALGYDVLREYKIVAGNSLQMVAKWTIPGIGGHELQPVNTAGDLFVTEHHGSWLFSLATQQFTKIQGFPDAENIKSLGRDASGQYIYTIPEESWWTFHVKFHEPARTFAFPDMHVYKARWFDNGL
- a CDS encoding helix-turn-helix domain-containing protein codes for the protein MKYHQIQPPPHLQEYVRYYWALESTGSLGEEIHFVTIADGSPGIIFQQSDRASFQEGKRLSPVFMYGQTTGHTRIVSPSSFNTIGVYFYPHALKSVFGMDSSELTDNCLDLNLFLNGRRLVERLEDAVTIETKVDVISECLWEQVCRHEHSLQATTRYALQRIIRSQGAVTLMDLRQELKVSERTLERRFQEGIGVSPMLFARICRFQASLNQLRSRSYGKLSDIAFEREYADQSHFIRNFKEFTGLTPFQFRKSICETVENFPVLVQS
- a CDS encoding endonuclease/exonuclease/phosphatase family protein codes for the protein MWASLPLDKNRFLKSISWLSILFFLSEATPAVRQRTELSATRAVPRVSGSPAGGNFSVITYNIAGLPQFISSAITPRRESIAAIGRLLNRYDIVHVQEDFNYNGHLYHNGNAHPFRTPTKGAVMTGDGLNTLSKFPVTHLRRIAWTDCTGADCFTPKGFTYTRIEIAPDRFIDFYNVHANAYNHPRAALARRRNMEQLSTYIRLHSAGNAVIVMGDLNGRYSFGRDNVDWLLRENGLSDAWVNMHCQNRLPVPSNAIPSSDILSLTDSCETIDKVLFRSNAFIRLKPEAYALEKELFKNAEGLPLSDHHPVSVRFEWKVMGDVIAYD
- a CDS encoding alkaline phosphatase, which produces MKAFSRLSISLFALLPWAACAQTQSDNPLSRAHSHNDYMQAAPFALAYQHQFGSVEADVHFRNDTLFVAHDARDISSDRTFDKLYLQQIVKKVAQNQGSIFKDKRRTMTLLVDLKTVSRPTLDALVKILAPHESLLAPKGTVKVVVSGNTPPADQFEQYPAYIFFDGRPGVNYTAGQATRLGMISQDFHRYSQWNGKGIPVENDRKALTDVIAQAHALGKPFRFWASPDNINAWKVLMNLGVDYINTDHVAELGTFLKSRKNAEYKSTRFYKPYQPTYKNNDALGKVKNIILLIGDGMGLAQIYSGLTANRGELNLGKFLNIGFSKTASSDNYITDSAAGATAFATGNKTRNRAIGVDSNLVAVSSIIRQVKATGRKAALISAGDITDATPAAFYAHRPERSMMDEIATDYLKEPVDVLIGGGYSHFAKTKTADTLKARGFQVSDNWNDLSQMKAPFVLLDDRHTVSMLNGRGDFLKDSFQKALQSLQSNRKGFFIMAEGAQVDYGGHANQLPYVVTEMLDFDQLVGEALRFADSNGETLVIVTADHETGGLTLLDGNLKSGYVDGQFSTGDHTGIMVPVFAYGPHSLDFRGVYENTDIYQKMKRVLE